In Stomoxys calcitrans chromosome 2, idStoCalc2.1, whole genome shotgun sequence, the following proteins share a genomic window:
- the LOC106081818 gene encoding uncharacterized protein LOC106081818 — translation MRAFIVLCVVAVAYADKLGYNYHPVGHSSSGLSFAPGSGSQSGGVAAGNGPSSFGAGSSNGPSSFDSQGSSESPSFEPQGEIEKQFITYTADDEEFMDPEATNQFANSVKQGLRVVFVKGPDNRALEEAALALAKSAAEQHTDIYVLNKQADLAALANKLNSENSSANNKPDVHFVKYRTPEDAVNAQKAIQGQYDALGGKSENIDGGVASSLNFASQAPFARQSASAPGASYLPASVFRH, via the exons ATGAGAGCCTTCATAGTCCTTTGTGTTGTGGCTGTGGCTTATGCCGATAAACTTGGCTACAACTACCATCCAGTGGGTCATTCGAGCTCTGGATTATCGTTTGCCCCTGGCAGTGGCTCCCAAAGTGGAGGCGTTG CTGCTGGTAACGGTCCATCATCGTTCGGTGCTGGTTCTAGCAATGGCCCCTCCTCCTTCGACAGCCAAGGGTCCAGCGAGTCACCTTCTTTTGAACCTCAAGGTGAGATCGAGAAACAATTCATTACCTACACAGCTGATGATGAGGAATTCATGGATCCTGAGGCCACCAACCAATTTGCCAATTCTGTGAAGCAAGGTCTGCGTGTTGTATTCGTCAAGGGTCCCGATAATCGTGCCTTGGAAGAAGCTGCTCTGGCTTTGGCCAAATCCGCCGCTGAACAGCACACCGACATCTATGTCCTCAACAAACAGGCCGACCTTGCCGCCTTGGCCAACAAATTGAACTCGGAAAACAGCAGTGCCAACAACAAGCCCGATGTGCACTTTGTCAAGTATCGCACGCCTGAGGATGCTGTCAATGCCCAAAAGGCCATCCAAGGCCAATACGATGCTTTGGGAGGCAAATCAGAGAACATTGATGGTGGTGTGGCTTCTTCTCTCAACTTTGCTTCTCAAGCTCCATTCGCCCGCCAATCGGCTTCGGCACCTGGCGCCAGCTATTTGCCCGCTTCCGTTTTCCGGCACTAA